Proteins co-encoded in one Candidatus Nomurabacteria bacterium genomic window:
- a CDS encoding D-glycerate dehydrogenase, protein MALIFVTRRIPEIGLRYMREGGHEVVVSEKDGVLTEAELKKALAARPYDGVVSLLTDTITMDVLKGAPTVKVVANYAVGFNNIDVKGLQEAGIVVTNTPGVLTDTVAEFTAAFIMAVTKRIPEGDRFTRAGKYKGWAPELLLGSDLAGKTLGIVGAGRIGSGVARRMAAGFGMQVKYYDIARSEALEAEVACEYYESLEELLKVSDIVSIHVPLLPQTEHLINAERLALMKPTAYLVNTSRGPVIDEKALVAALKKKIIRAAALDVFELEPKLATGLKSLDNVVLTPHIASASEETRGKMSELVGYNINEFFLGHTPPNIVEVK, encoded by the coding sequence ATGGCATTGATCTTTGTTACTCGTAGGATTCCTGAGATTGGACTTCGCTACATGCGCGAAGGAGGACATGAGGTGGTGGTGAGCGAGAAGGATGGCGTGCTCACTGAAGCGGAGCTTAAAAAAGCGCTCGCAGCGCGCCCATACGACGGCGTAGTCAGTCTGCTGACTGACACTATTACTATGGATGTTCTCAAAGGAGCACCAACGGTGAAAGTGGTCGCTAACTACGCAGTTGGTTTTAATAATATTGACGTGAAAGGTCTGCAGGAGGCTGGAATTGTGGTCACTAATACTCCTGGTGTGCTCACTGACACCGTCGCAGAATTCACGGCTGCCTTTATTATGGCAGTGACGAAGCGTATTCCGGAAGGCGATCGCTTTACTCGTGCAGGGAAGTATAAGGGCTGGGCGCCAGAGCTGCTTCTCGGTAGCGACTTGGCTGGCAAAACACTCGGTATTGTCGGAGCGGGTCGCATTGGTTCTGGGGTGGCGCGGCGTATGGCAGCTGGCTTTGGAATGCAGGTGAAGTACTACGATATCGCTCGTTCTGAAGCGCTCGAGGCGGAGGTTGCGTGCGAGTATTACGAATCCCTAGAGGAGCTTCTTAAAGTGTCTGATATCGTGTCTATCCATGTGCCGTTGTTGCCGCAAACTGAGCACCTCATCAATGCCGAGCGTCTCGCACTCATGAAACCGACTGCCTATCTCGTAAATACTTCACGCGGCCCGGTGATTGATGAAAAGGCGCTTGTAGCAGCCCTGAAGAAAAAGATCATCCGCGCCGCTGCGCTAGATGTGTTTGAGCTTGAACCAAAGCTTGCTACTGGACTAAAGAGTCTTGATAATGTCGTTCTGACACCACACATTGCCTCAGCTAGTGAAGAAACACGAGGCAAGATGTCAGAGCTCGTTGGCTACAACATCAATGAATTTTTCCTCGGTCATACCCCACCTAATATAGTAGAAGTGAAGTAA
- the msrA gene encoding peptide-methionine (S)-S-oxide reductase MsrA — MTKKAVVAGGCFWGLEDLIRDLKGVVRTEAGYTGGENENPTYEQHPGHAEAVEIEYDPEVVDYRHILDFFFQIHNPTTLNQQGNDKGTSYRSAIFYSNEEEKRVAEEMIAVVNESGRWDDSVVTTLEPLTRFWPAEEYHQDYLIKNPGGYTCHAIYFESYLD; from the coding sequence ATGACGAAAAAAGCAGTAGTAGCAGGTGGGTGTTTTTGGGGGCTCGAGGATTTGATTCGCGACCTAAAGGGTGTAGTGCGTACTGAAGCGGGATACACAGGTGGAGAAAATGAAAATCCAACCTATGAGCAGCACCCAGGACATGCGGAAGCGGTAGAGATTGAGTATGACCCAGAGGTAGTGGATTATCGTCACATCCTGGATTTCTTTTTTCAGATTCATAATCCCACTACGCTCAATCAGCAAGGGAACGATAAAGGAACTTCCTACCGTTCGGCAATCTTCTACAGTAATGAAGAAGAGAAGCGAGTGGCTGAAGAGATGATTGCGGTGGTGAATGAGTCTGGTCGCTGGGATGACTCGGTAGTTACAACGCTTGAACCACTGACGCGTTTTTGGCCGGCAGAAGAATATCACCAGGATTATTTAATAAAGAATCCGGGTGGGTACACGTGTCATGCGATTTATTTCGAGAGTTATCTAGATTAG
- the cadA gene encoding cadmium-translocating P-type ATPase — MSTVAEKVFAEIEEERKELRLGVILTTVTLVGLLAGVYFELTGASTVWWGGAYVIAFLAGGLPAAKGAIEELFNKSIDIDLLMVLAALAAAGVGEARDGAILLFLFSLAGTLEGYAMGNTKRAVAALMQLRPDEANVLNEDGSTTRVRVEELSIGQKVVVRPGERMPIDGVVVSGVGAVDQSSVTGESVPVDKQPDDEVFGGTVNQNAVLTIEVTKTAEQSTISRMIEMVTEAQEKRSPSERFSEWFGEKYTVFVLIGSVSAFGLFLLFGLGMDEALYRAATMLVVASPCAIVISVPAAVLSAIAASARAGVLFKGGAALESFGGIKTVAFDKTGTLTEGKMRVTEVIPFAGKTEEEVVLIGAALEAHSDHPLAKSVVVYAKEHKLSIPHASNTEAVPGRGIVAMVDGVSYWAGNRPLAEMRGAKMDEKTEEKLASLEEAGNTTVLVGTDKEIIGAFAIADAVRESAKVALAELKRHGIEDFVVLTGDTQRVADSVAERLGLSKEVMKGGLLPEDKVRLVEELAKEKQVAFVGDGVNDAAALTTAHVGIAMGVGGSDVAIEAADVALLSDDLEKLAHTHALSKKANRIIKQNLYFAVGIMALMVVVNASVGLPLPLGVIGHEGGTLLVVANGLRLLFQKV; from the coding sequence ATGAGTACAGTAGCTGAAAAAGTCTTCGCTGAAATCGAAGAAGAACGAAAAGAATTACGGCTAGGGGTCATTTTAACCACAGTGACTCTAGTTGGTTTGCTGGCAGGAGTGTATTTTGAGCTCACAGGCGCATCAACGGTGTGGTGGGGTGGAGCGTATGTTATTGCTTTTTTAGCAGGTGGTTTACCAGCTGCTAAAGGGGCAATTGAAGAGTTGTTCAATAAATCAATTGACATTGATTTATTGATGGTGCTGGCGGCACTCGCGGCGGCTGGAGTCGGTGAGGCGCGTGATGGCGCAATTTTACTTTTTCTTTTTAGCTTAGCAGGTACTCTCGAAGGGTACGCGATGGGCAATACTAAGCGCGCAGTGGCTGCACTTATGCAGCTGCGACCGGACGAAGCCAATGTGCTGAATGAAGACGGTTCGACTACACGTGTGCGTGTGGAAGAGCTTTCAATTGGGCAGAAGGTAGTGGTGCGTCCTGGTGAACGTATGCCGATTGATGGTGTGGTGGTGTCTGGAGTTGGTGCAGTAGATCAGTCTTCAGTGACGGGTGAATCGGTGCCAGTTGATAAGCAGCCAGACGATGAAGTGTTTGGTGGTACGGTCAATCAAAATGCAGTACTGACTATTGAAGTTACCAAGACCGCCGAACAGTCAACTATTTCACGTATGATTGAAATGGTTACCGAAGCCCAAGAAAAACGTTCACCAAGCGAGCGCTTTAGTGAGTGGTTTGGTGAAAAGTACACCGTTTTTGTACTGATTGGTAGCGTGTCGGCATTTGGTCTGTTTCTCCTCTTTGGATTAGGTATGGACGAGGCGCTCTATCGCGCGGCAACTATGCTCGTGGTTGCGAGTCCTTGTGCAATTGTAATTAGTGTGCCGGCAGCGGTCTTGTCTGCAATCGCGGCCTCAGCGCGAGCGGGTGTTCTCTTTAAGGGTGGCGCTGCGCTGGAGAGTTTTGGTGGAATCAAGACAGTTGCGTTTGATAAGACGGGTACCTTGACTGAAGGAAAGATGAGGGTAACCGAAGTGATTCCGTTTGCAGGTAAGACTGAAGAGGAAGTGGTGCTAATTGGCGCTGCTCTTGAAGCACACTCAGACCATCCGCTCGCAAAGAGTGTCGTGGTGTACGCCAAGGAACATAAGCTCAGCATTCCGCATGCGTCAAATACTGAAGCGGTTCCTGGACGCGGTATTGTGGCAATGGTAGACGGCGTGTCATACTGGGCTGGCAACCGTCCATTGGCAGAAATGCGTGGTGCGAAGATGGACGAAAAGACGGAAGAGAAGTTAGCTTCGCTTGAAGAAGCGGGGAATACTACTGTGCTCGTGGGAACAGACAAGGAAATTATTGGCGCCTTTGCGATTGCTGACGCGGTCCGTGAAAGTGCGAAAGTTGCGCTTGCAGAGTTAAAGCGTCATGGCATAGAAGATTTTGTGGTACTGACCGGTGATACACAACGTGTAGCAGACTCTGTGGCGGAAAGGCTCGGGCTGTCAAAAGAGGTGATGAAGGGCGGCCTTCTACCGGAAGATAAAGTGCGATTGGTGGAAGAATTGGCTAAAGAGAAGCAAGTGGCGTTTGTGGGTGATGGGGTTAATGATGCGGCTGCACTTACCACTGCACACGTTGGTATCGCCATGGGAGTGGGTGGTAGCGATGTGGCGATTGAAGCGGCTGACGTGGCGTTGCTTTCAGATGATCTTGAGAAGCTGGCACACACTCACGCTTTGTCAAAGAAAGCAAATCGTATCATCAAACAAAACCTCTACTTTGCAGTGGGTATCATGGCTTTGATGGTGGTGGTAAATGCTTCGGTAGGATTGCCGTTGCCGCTTGGTGTGATTGGGCATGAAGGAGGAACTTTGTTAGTGGTTGCTAATGGGCTTCGGTTGCTGTTTCAGAAGGTGTAA
- a CDS encoding DEAD/DEAH box helicase: MPTQTSRRPSGRRSYSGSGKSDRPFNSNNRRPGGGRRGGSGGGRFSDRRGGSRGRSGGGRKQPTFDPSQFINTNPVEMKEEVYVPKHTFADFGLNKKIVDSLTALGLTTPSPIQDQAIPVALKGLDVIGLAETGTGKTAAFLLPLIEHLANHKSEQALILTPTRELALQVEAEFKKFGISLGLWATTCVGGTNINPQIRALRRHNQFIIGTPGRIIDLIERRALKMDKIRSVVLDEADRMLDMGFIHDMRKILSHVTEDRQTLFFSATMNKEAEALVNDFMRDPITISVKKKDVTNSIKQDVVPFEHAHKFDTLLALLAKDELQRVIIFGSMKHSVEKLSKELTANGVKAESIHGNKSHGQRQQALRTFKSGNARVLVATDVAARGIHVDNVTHVINYDLPNTFEDYVHRIGRTGRGTKRGEALTFVPKH; the protein is encoded by the coding sequence AAATCTGACCGCCCCTTTAATAGTAATAACCGCCGCCCTGGCGGTGGTCGTCGTGGTGGCAGCGGCGGCGGACGCTTTTCAGATCGTCGCGGCGGAAGCCGTGGTCGTTCTGGTGGTGGCCGCAAGCAGCCAACCTTCGACCCATCTCAATTCATCAATACCAACCCGGTAGAAATGAAGGAAGAAGTATATGTGCCAAAGCACACTTTTGCTGACTTTGGACTCAATAAGAAAATCGTCGACAGCCTTACAGCACTCGGCCTCACTACCCCATCACCGATTCAAGACCAAGCGATTCCGGTCGCCCTCAAAGGCCTTGATGTAATTGGTCTGGCAGAAACCGGTACCGGTAAAACCGCTGCGTTTCTCCTCCCGCTCATTGAGCACTTGGCCAATCATAAGTCTGAACAAGCGCTGATTCTTACCCCTACTCGCGAGCTTGCGCTCCAAGTAGAGGCGGAATTTAAGAAGTTTGGTATTAGTCTCGGACTCTGGGCGACTACCTGTGTTGGCGGGACCAATATCAACCCACAGATTCGTGCCCTCCGTCGTCACAACCAATTCATCATTGGTACCCCGGGTCGTATTATCGACCTCATCGAACGCCGCGCACTTAAGATGGATAAAATCCGCAGCGTCGTTCTCGATGAAGCTGACCGCATGCTCGACATGGGATTCATCCATGACATGCGCAAGATTTTGAGCCATGTCACCGAAGACCGTCAGACACTCTTCTTCTCTGCTACGATGAATAAAGAAGCCGAAGCACTGGTAAACGACTTCATGCGTGACCCGATCACGATTTCGGTAAAGAAGAAGGATGTGACAAACAGCATCAAGCAGGATGTCGTACCATTTGAGCACGCGCATAAATTTGATACGCTCCTTGCACTTCTTGCAAAAGACGAACTTCAACGTGTGATTATCTTTGGTTCAATGAAGCACAGCGTGGAGAAGCTCTCAAAGGAGCTCACCGCCAACGGTGTCAAAGCTGAATCAATTCACGGCAACAAGAGCCATGGCCAGCGCCAGCAAGCACTCCGCACCTTCAAGAGCGGTAATGCACGTGTGCTTGTTGCTACCGATGTCGCCGCCCGCGGTATCCACGTCGACAATGTGACGCACGTGATCAACTACGACTTGCCAAACACCTTTGAAGACTACGTACACCGTATTGGTCGTACTGGTCGCGGCACCAAGCGTGGTGAAGCCCTTACCTTCGTGCCAAAGCACTAG
- a CDS encoding L,D-transpeptidase family protein — protein MSISQKTANKIIVTLSAGCVVLALFGLFQSNQTLVSFETNGEIVRLDGTSEGRRPLPSAAGEVLEPPVGTTTETSIVPIEEGWFQYVEVIDGCGPYFDGDCLAVRSGPGTDFGVTHSLRNGMVLKVSGQVEREGRVWYKIVFDEWLRYPERLRGDWYVAADFVRVLYDEGDKTIDISKQMSISKKHIVVDRSEQKLYAYDGEELFMKTTISTGLELTPTPRGVFTVFKKTPSRYMQGPLPWLVDQQVYDLPGVPWNLYFTEQGAVIHGAYWHDKFGKPYSHGCVNLSPAEAEKLYEWADLGTEVVVQD, from the coding sequence ATGTCCATTTCCCAAAAAACTGCCAATAAAATCATCGTCACATTGTCGGCTGGTTGTGTGGTATTGGCGTTATTTGGTCTTTTCCAGTCCAATCAGACGTTGGTTAGTTTTGAAACAAATGGTGAAATTGTACGTTTAGATGGCACCAGTGAGGGTCGTCGACCGCTGCCCTCCGCTGCAGGGGAGGTTCTAGAGCCTCCGGTCGGCACGACGACCGAGACTTCAATTGTGCCAATCGAAGAAGGTTGGTTTCAGTATGTGGAAGTGATTGATGGTTGTGGTCCGTATTTTGATGGAGACTGTTTGGCAGTGCGATCTGGCCCAGGAACGGATTTTGGAGTGACACACAGTTTGCGTAATGGCATGGTGCTGAAAGTGAGCGGACAGGTCGAGCGTGAAGGGCGTGTGTGGTACAAGATTGTATTTGATGAGTGGCTGCGTTACCCAGAACGTTTGCGGGGTGATTGGTATGTTGCTGCTGACTTTGTGCGCGTATTGTACGATGAAGGTGACAAGACCATTGATATAAGCAAACAGATGAGCATATCGAAGAAGCACATTGTTGTTGATCGGTCTGAGCAAAAACTGTACGCGTATGATGGAGAGGAGTTGTTTATGAAAACGACTATTTCAACGGGACTTGAATTAACACCGACTCCCCGCGGTGTCTTCACGGTTTTTAAAAAGACTCCTAGTCGATACATGCAAGGTCCACTTCCTTGGCTCGTTGACCAGCAAGTATATGATTTGCCAGGTGTGCCATGGAATTTGTATTTTACTGAACAGGGGGCGGTAATTCATGGAGCCTACTGGCATGATAAGTTTGGTAAACCATATTCACACGGTTGTGTGAATCTTTCGCCTGCAGAGGCAGAAAAATTATACGAGTGGGCAGACTTAGGCACAGAAGTTGTCGTGCAAGACTAG